A window of Candidatus Polarisedimenticolia bacterium contains these coding sequences:
- a CDS encoding enoyl-CoA hydratase-related protein, whose product MGGSNRVLYESHGGIARLTINRPEKLNALDRQTMAEIDQAVAAAGDDAAVGVLIVTGAGEKAFVAGADIFELASQTPVEGAAYARRGQGVLERLERLGKPSIAAINGYALGGGLELAMACTLRLAAETAKLGQPEVALGIIPGYGGTQRLSRLVGAGRALEMLLSGDPIDAREAHRIGLVNRVVPQAELQAAAEALARTLLLRGPVALRYVLQAVHEGLQMGLAEGSSTEATLFGLCCATEDMREGTRAFMEKRKPSFKGR is encoded by the coding sequence ATGGGCGGCTCGAACCGGGTGTTGTACGAAAGCCACGGCGGCATCGCGAGGCTGACGATCAACCGGCCGGAGAAGCTGAACGCGCTCGACCGGCAGACGATGGCGGAGATCGATCAGGCGGTGGCGGCGGCCGGCGACGACGCGGCGGTGGGCGTTCTCATCGTGACGGGCGCGGGGGAGAAGGCGTTCGTGGCCGGCGCGGACATCTTCGAGCTCGCCTCCCAGACCCCCGTGGAGGGAGCGGCGTACGCCCGCCGCGGCCAGGGCGTCCTGGAGCGCCTGGAGCGCCTCGGCAAGCCGTCGATCGCCGCCATCAACGGGTACGCCCTGGGCGGAGGGCTGGAGCTGGCGATGGCCTGCACGCTGCGCCTGGCGGCCGAGACCGCCAAGCTCGGGCAGCCCGAAGTGGCGCTCGGGATCATCCCGGGCTACGGAGGGACGCAGCGCCTCAGCCGTCTCGTCGGAGCCGGCCGGGCTCTCGAGATGCTCCTGTCGGGCGATCCGATCGACGCCCGCGAGGCGCACCGCATCGGGCTGGTCAACCGCGTCGTGCCGCAGGCGGAGCTGCAGGCGGCGGCGGAGGCGCTGGCCCGGACCCTTCTCCTGCGCGGGCCCGTCGCCCTGCGCTACGTGCTGCAGGCCGTGCATGAGGGACTGCAGATGGGCCTCGCGGAAGGGTCGTCCACCGAGGCCACGCTGTTCGGCCTGTGCTGCGCGACCGAGGACATGCGCGAGGGGACGCGTGCGTTCATGGAAAAACGCAAGCCGTCGTTCAAGGGGCGCTGA